Proteins encoded within one genomic window of Camelina sativa cultivar DH55 chromosome 19, Cs, whole genome shotgun sequence:
- the LOC104767306 gene encoding probable calcium-binding protein CML18 — MSDDGGKPAPARLGDEQLAELREIFRSFDQNKDGSLTELELGSLLRSLGLKPSHDQLDTLIHKADRNNNGLVEFSEFVALVEPDLVKCPYTDEQLKAIFKMFDRDGNGYITAAELAHSMAKXFFVLSKCQSAK, encoded by the coding sequence ATGAGTGACGACGGAGGGAAACCGGCGCCGGCGAGACTAGGCGACGAGCAATTAGCGGAGCTTCGGGAGATATTCCGATCATTTGACCAGAACAAGGATGGGAGTTTGACGGAGCTCGAGTTAGGCTCACTCCTAAGATCTCTCGGTTTAAAGCCGAGTCACGACCAGCTCGACACCTTGATCCATAAAGCAGATCGGAACAACAACGGTCTGGTCGAGTTTTCCGAGTTCGTCGCTCTCGTCGAGCCGGATCTGGTCAAGTGTCCTTACACGGATGAACAGCTCAAAGCCATCTTCAAAATGTTCGATCGCGACGGAAACGGTTACATAACGGCGGCGGAGCTAGCGCACTCGATGGCGAAGCNATTTTTTGTATTGTCAAAGTGCCAAAGTGCAAAATAA
- the LOC104763924 gene encoding probable calcium-binding protein CML18, translating into MSDDGGKPAPARLGDEQLAELREIFRSFDQNKDGSLTELELGSLLRSLGLKPSHDQLDTLIHKADRNNNGLVEFSEFVALVEPDLVKCPYTDEQLKAIFKMFDRDGNGYITAAELAHSMAKLGHALTAEELTGMIKEADRDGDGCIDFQEFVQAITSAAFDNAWG; encoded by the coding sequence ATGAGTGACGACGGAGGGAAACCGGCGCCGGCGAGACTAGGCGACGAGCAATTAGCGGAGCTTCGGGAGATATTCCGATCATTTGACCAGAACAAGGATGGGAGTTTGACGGAGCTCGAGTTAGGCTCACTCCTAAGATCTCTCGGTTTAAAGCCGAGTCACGACCAGCTCGACACCTTGATCCATAAAGCAGATCGGAACAACAACGGTCTGGTCGAGTTTTCCGAGTTCGTCGCTCTCGTCGAGCCGGATCTGGTCAAGTGTCCTTACACGGATGAACAGCTCAAAGCCATCTTCAAAATGTTCGATCGCGACGGAAACGGTTACATAACGGCGGCGGAGCTAGCGCACTCGATGGCGAAGCTAGGTCACGCGCTGACGGCGGAGGAGTTAACCGGGATGATCAAGGAAGCAGATCGAGACGGCGACGGTTGTATCGATTTCCAAGAGTTTGTTCAGGCGATTACTTCAGCTGCATTTGATAATGCTTGGGGTTGA
- the LOC104763925 gene encoding peptidyl-tRNA hydrolase 2, mitochondrial-like yields the protein MVDMIMWLIILISGLLVGAALGYFISTLQLTRRIFVSSSKSVAINARHKKTQSKEPLQIEKLADLRKKFKMVLVVRNDLKMGKGKIAAQCSHATLGLYKKLLQRAPRALNRWEYCAQPKVVVKIESEAEMLVLQERAKSLQLPTHITIDAGKTQIAPNSRTVMAILGPVDNVDEVTGGLKLM from the exons ATGGTGGATATGATCATGTggttaataatattaataagtgGTTTACTTGTTGGAGCTGCACTTGGATATTTCATCAGCACTTTACAACTAACCCGCAGAATCTTTGTCTCGTCTTCCAAATCTGTCGCCATAAATGCACGACATAAGAAGACTCAATCCAAGGAACCTCTTCAGATAGAGAAACTAGCTGATTTacgaaaaaaattcaaaatg GTTTTGGTTGTGAGGAATGATCTTAAAATGGGCAAAGGGAAGATTGCAGCTCAATGCAG tCATGCAACTTTAGGTTTATACAAGAAACTCCTTCAACGGGCACCAAGAGCCTTGAACAG ATGGGAATATTGTGCTCAGCCAAAAGTTGTTGTCAAAATCGAGAGTGAGGCAGAGATGCTAGTTCTCCAA GAAAGAGCAAAGTCCCTTCAACTACCAACCCATATCACCATTGATGCCGGAAAAACACAGATCGCTCCAA ATTCAAGGACAGTAATGGCTATTCTTG GACCCGTTGATAATGTTGATGAAGTTACAGGTGGACTAAAGCTTATGTAA
- the LOC104763927 gene encoding F-box/LRR-repeat protein At3g03030-like produces the protein MDLLSSLPEDVRCHILSFLTTKEAALTSLLSKKWRNQFALVPNLDFDDSEFLYLEEGKWDRDDDDDDDDDDILESFMGFVDRVLALQGTSPIRKFSLKCQSGGVSQACVNRWLSQVLQRGVSDIDLTIEFKDDYFPPQEMFVSETLVNLRLKTEFGGIRWWAGAEGTFLPMLKSLEIDSWRFFCDDKIELMLPSFPVLEELRLVGVEWIDSDDTVSCATLNKLLLSATGPKACRKPKSVSFDTPNLLSLAYSDCVAEDYPLVNMKSLLKARIILGVDEDQIERIRAPSNSLSDDDVVLRFGNVVKLIKGIQNVQELHLHSDTLEVLSLCCKSMPVFNNIKTLGIKSDDDRGWQAVPALLRNCPNLEILNFEGLVHHVTDKCGEACDCIYRKEKGRSLKSCPVKVIQIKEFRETMKEMHLIEHFLDNFPCLKEMKICSEEYGPSQLRTDPEVCDLILDMIEEYKDLYSCDVQLYEPCDKCTEP, from the exons ATGGATCTGTTGAGCAGTTTACCAGAAGATGTTCGTTGTCATATATTGTCATTCCTCACCACAAAGGAGGCAGCTTTGacatctcttctctcaaagaAGTGGCGCAATCAGTTTGCACTTGTCCCTAATCTTGATTTTGACGACTCTGAGTTTCTTTATCTGGAAGAAGGTAAGTGggatagagatgatgatgatgatgatgatgatgatgatatactTGAGAGCTTCATGGGTTTTGTCGATAGAGTATTGGCTTTGCAAGGTACGTCTCCAATTCGTAAGTTCTCCCTCAAGTGTCAAAGTGGTGGTGTTTCTCAAGCTTGTGTGAATCGTTGGTTATCTCAAGTGCTTCAGCGTGGGGTCTCGGACATTGATCTTACCATCGAGTTCAAAGATGATTATTTTCCGCCTCAAGAGATGTTCGTCAGTGAGACATTAGTCAATCTGAGACTAAAAACTGAATTTGGTGGTATTCGTTGGTGGGCTGGAGCTGAAGGCACTTTCTTACCAATGCTTAAAAGTCTTGAGATAGACTCTTGGAGGTTCTTTTGTGATGATAAGATTGAGTTGATGCTTCCTTCTTTCCCTGTGCTTGAAGAGTTACGATTGGTAGGTGTTGAGTGGATAGATTCTGATGACACTGTGTCATGTGCAACCCTCAATAAGCTACTTCTTAGCGCCACCGGTCCCAAAGCCTGTCGAAAACCAAAGAGCGTTTCTTTTGATACTCCTAATCTGCTTTCCTTAGCTTACTCTGATTGTGTTGCTGAGGACTACCCATTGGTTAATATGAAAAGTTTACTTAAGGCTCGAATCATCCTTGGAGTAGATGAAGATCAAATCGAGCGGATACGAGCCCCAAGTAACAGTTTGtcagatgatgatgttgttctCCGATTTGGCAATGTGGTAAAGCTCATAAAGGGCATACAAAATGTTCAGGAACTTCACTTGCATTCTGATACTCTCGAG gtGCTTTCTCTGTGCTGTAAATCGATGCCTGTGTTCAACAACATCAAAACGTTAGGCATTAAGAGTGACGACGACCGAGGATGGCAAGCAGTGCCTGCTCTTCTAAGGAATTGTCCAAATCTAGAAATCCTAAACTTTGAG GGTCTCGTGCACCATGTGACAGACAAATGCGGGGAGGCTTGTGACTGCATATACCGGAAGGAAAAAGGCCGTTCGCTCAAATCTTGTCCAGTAAAAGTGATACAGATCAAAGAGTTCAGAGAAACAATGAAAGAGATGCACCTGATAGAGCATTTTTTGGACAATTTTCCATGtttgaaggagatgaagatcTGTAGTGAAGAGTATGGTCCTTCACAGCTTAGAACCGACCCTGAAGTGTGTGATCTTATCTTGGACATGATAGAAGAGTACAAGGATTTATATAGTTGCGATGTCCAACTCTACGAGCCATGTGACAAGTGTACTGAACCATGA
- the LOC104763929 gene encoding F-box/LRR-repeat protein At3g03030-like: MDLLSSLPDEVRCHILSFLTTKEAALTSVLSKKWRNLFALVPNLDFDDSEFLHPEDGKRERDGILESFMGFVDTVLALQGNSPIHKFSLKCKDGVCESRLNRWICQVLRRDVSDLDLTIDFEDGCHMPQELFVSKTLVNLKFKSESGIYWGTRAQVPFLPLLKCLDIETAKIFCDTKFELLLPSFPVLERLMLADMEWICSDETVSSASITRLAINATGFRSYRNPKSISFDTPSLLYFGYSDLVAEDYPLVNMKNLLTARIILAVTNEQVKRMRVPNNELLEGDVVLKFGNVVKLMNGIQHVQELHLDSDTLEVLSLCCESMPVFNNVKRLVIKSHEGRGWQAMPVLLRNCPHLEDILFEGIVHHVTDKCGDVCDCIYRKDKGRSLKSCPVKVIEIQGFRGTMKEMHMIDHFLDYFPCLKEMYIFMDENSLAQLKNDPELALVILGMIEEFNEVSCCKVELMKTIKR; this comes from the exons ATGGATCTGTTGAGCAGTTTACCAGACGAGGTTCGTTGTCACATACTGTCCTTCCTCACTACAAAGGAGGCAGCTTTAACCTCGGTTCTTTCTAAGAAGTGGCGCAATCTGTTCGCGCTCGTCCCTAATCTTGACTTTGATGACTCTGAGTTTCTTCATCCGGAAGATGGTAAGCGGGAAAGAGACGGTATCCTTGAGAGCTTCATGGGTTTTGTGGATACAGTATTGGCTTTGCAGGGCAACTCTCCCATTCATAAATTCTCCCTCAAGTGTAAAGATGGTGTTTGTGAATCTCGTCTGAATCGTTGGATATGTCAAGTGCTGCGACGTGATGTGTCGGACCTTGATCTTACCATCGACTTCGAAGATGGATGTCATATGCCTCAAGAGTTGTTCGTCTCTAAGACACTAGTCAATCTGAAATTTAAAAGTGAATCTGGTATCTACTGGGGGACTCGAGCTCAAGTCCCTTTCTTACCACTGCTTAAATGTCTTGATATCGAAACAGCTAAGATCTTTTGTGATACTAAGTTTGAgttgcttcttccttctttcccTGTGCTTGAGAGATTGATGTTGGCAGATATGGAGTGGATATGTTCGGATGAAACTGTGTCTAGTGCATCCATCACAAGGCTAGCTATTAACGCCACCGGCTTCAGAAGTTATCGGAATCCAAAGAGCATTTCTTTTGATACTCCGAGTCTGCTTTACTTTGGCTACTCTGATTTAGTTGCTGAGGACTATCCATTAGTTAATATGAAAAACTTACTTACTGCTCGTATCATACTTGCTGTAACCAACGAACAAGTCAAGCGGATGAGAGTGCCAAATAATGAATTGCTAGAGGGTGATGTTGTTCTCAAATTTGGCAATGTGGTGAAGCTCATGAATGGCATACAACATGTTCAGGAACTTCACTTGGATTCTGATACTCTCGAG GTGCTATCTCTGTGCTGTGAATCGATGCCTGTGTTCAACAACGTCAAAAGGTTGGTTATTAAGAGTCACGAGGGCCGAGGATGGCAAGCAATGCCTGTTCTTCTAAGGAACTGTCCGCATTTAGAAGATATACTCTTTGAG GGTATTGTGCACCATGTGACAGATAAATGTGGGGATGTCTGCGATTGCATTTATCGGAAGGACAAAGGCCGTTCGCTCAAATCTTGTCCGGTAAAAGTGATAGAGATTCAAGGGTTTAGAGGAACAATGAAAGAGATGCACATGATAGACCATTTCTTGGATTATTTCCCATGTCTGAAGGAGATGTATATCTTTATGGATGAGAATAGTCTTGCACAGCTCAAAAACGACCCTGAATTGGCTCTAGTCATCTTGGGGATGATAGAAGAGTTCAACGAGGTATCTTGTTGCAAAGTCGAGTTGATGAAGACAATTAAACGATGA
- the LOC109124574 gene encoding cellulose synthase-like protein D3, whose protein sequence is MASNNHFTNSRSNLSSNSDAAEAGRYQQPLPSNSVTFARRTNSGRYVNYSRDDLDSELGSVDLYTVQIPQTPDNQPMDPSISQKVEEQYVSSSLFTGGFNSVTRAHLMDKVIETTTSHPQMAGAKGSSCAIQGCDVKVMSDERGQDLLPCECDFKICRDCFVDAVKTGGMCPGCKEPYRNTDLADFADNNKAQGQQQQRPMLPPPAGGSKMERRLSLMKSTKSGLMRSQTGDFDHNRWLFETSGTYGYGNAFWTKDGNFGDKDGNGGQGMGPQDLMSRPWRPLTRKLQIPAAVISPYRLLIFIRIVVLALFLMWRIKHKNQDAIWLWGMSVVCELWFAFSWLLDQLPKLCPINRATDLNVLKEKFETPTPSNPTGKSDLPGLDMFVSTADPEKEPPLVTSNTILSILAADYPVEKLACYVSDDGGALLTFEAMAEAASFANMWVPFCRKHNIEPRNPDSYFSLKRDPYKNKVKADFVKDRRRVKREYDEFKVRINSLPDSIRRRSDAYHAREEIKAMKLQRQSRDDEIVEPVKIPKATWMADGTHWPGTWLNSGPDHTRSDHAGIIQVMLKPPSDEPLHGVSEGFLDLTDVDIRLPLLVYVSREKRPGYDHNKKAGAMNALVRASAIMSNGPFILNLDCDHYIYNSQALREGMCFMMDRGGDRLCYVQFPQRFEGIDPSDRYANHNTVFFDVNMRALDGLMGPVYVGTGCLFRRIALYGFDPPRAKEHHPGFCSCCFPRKKKKSRVPEENRSLRMGGDSDDDEEMNLSLVPKKFGNSTFLIDSIPVAEFQGRPLADHPAVQNGRPPGALTIPRELLDASTVAEAIAVISCWYEDKTEWGSRIGWIYGSVTEDVVTGYRMHNRGWKSVYCVTKRDAFRGTAPINLTDRLHQVLRWATGSVEIFFSRNNAFLASPRMKILQRIAYLNVGIYPFTSIFLIVYCFLPALSLFSGQFIVQTLNVTFLIYLLIISITLCLLALLEIKWSGISLEEWWRNEQFWLIGGTSAHLAAVIQGLLKVVAGIEISFTLTSKSGGDDVDDEFADLYIVKWSSLMIPPITIMMVNLIAIAVGFSRTIYSVIPQWSKLIGGVFFSFWVLAHLYPFAKGLMGRRGRTPTIVYVWSGLVAITISLLWVAINPPAGSTQIGGSFTFP, encoded by the exons ATGGCGTCTAATAATCACTTCACCAACAGTAGATCCAATCTATCATCGAACTCTGATGCTGCTGAAGCTGGGAGGTACCAGCAGCCGCTTCCGTCAAACTCTGTGACATTTGCCCGCAGGACTAACTCTGGACGCTATGTCAACTACTCGAGAGATGATCTCGATAGCGAACTCGGAAGTGTTGATTTATATACCGTCCAGATTCCGCAAACTCCTGATAACCAACCTATGGATCCTTCCATTTCTCAGAAGGTTGAGGAGCAGTACGTGTCCAGTTCCTTGTTTACTGGCGGTTTTAACAGCGTCACTCGTGCTCATCTTATGGACAAAGTGATCGAGACAACGACTAGCCACCCACAGATGGCTGGTGCCAAAGGCTCTTCATGCGCCATTCAAGGATGTGATGTCAAGGTCATGAGTGATGAGAGAGGTCAAGATCTTCTTCCTTGTGAGTGTGATTTCAAAATCTGTAGGGATTGCTTTGTGGATGCTGTGAAAACAGGCGGGATGTGTCCCGGGTGTAAGGAGCCTTACAGGAACACTGATTTGGCTGATTTTGCTGATAACAACAAGGCGCAGGGGCAGCAGCAGCAACGGCCTATGCTTCCGCCACCAGCGGGTGGGTCgaagatggagagaagattGTCACTGATGAAGTCGACTAAGTCTGGTTTGATGAGGAGTCAAACCGGGGATTTTGATCACAACAGGTGGTTGTTTGAGACTAGTGGGACTTACGGTTATGGAAATGCTTTCTGGACAAAAGACGGGAACTTCGGGGACAAGGATGGGAATGGTGGACAGGGTATGGGACCTCAGGATCTGATGAGCAGACCGTGGAGACCGCTTACTCGAAAACTGCAGATTCCTGCAGCTGTTATTAGTCCTTACAG GCTTTTGATATTTATCAGAATTGTTGTTCTTGCATTGTTCTTGATGTGGAGGATTAAGCACAAAAACCAAGATGCAATATGGCTATGGGGAATGTCTGTGGTTTGTGAGCTTTGGTTCGCCTTTTCTTGGCTTCTTGATCAGCTTCCAAAGCTGTGTCCTATTAACCGAGCTACGGATCTCAATGTtcttaaagaaaaatttgaaacacCTACACCAAGCAACCCGACTGGGAAATCTGATCTCCCGGGACTCGATATGTTTGTATCTACAGCAGATCCGGAGAAAGAACCTCCTCTTGTCACTTCCAACACCATTTTGTCCATTCTCGCTGCTGACTACCCTGTCGAAAAGCTTGCTTGCTATGTTTCAGATGATGGAGGAGCGCTTTTGACATTTGAAGCTATGGCTGAAGCAGCGAGTTTTGCAAACATGTGGGTTCCTTTCTGTCGTAAACACAATATCGAGCCGAGGAATCCAGATTCATACTTTAGTCTGAAAAGAGATCCTTACAAGAACAAGGTGAAGGCTGATTTCGTTAAGGATCGGAGACGGGTCAAGCGTGAGTATGATGAGTTTAAGGTTAGGATCAACAGCTTGCCTGACTCTATTAGGCGCCGTTCTGATGCTTATCATGCAAGGGAAGAGATTAAGGCCATGAAGCTGCAGAGACAGAGCAGAGACGATGAAATAGTAGAGCCAGTCAAGATTCCTAAAGCTACATGGATGGCTGATGGTACTCATTGGCCTGGAACTTGGTTAAATTCTGGTCCTGATCATACCCGTAGTGACCATGCTGGTATCATTCAG GTGATGTTGAAGCCGCCTAGTGATGAGCCATTACATGGAGTATCTGAAGGGTTCTTGGATCTTACAGATGTTGACATTCGTCTTCCGCTTCTGGTCTATGTTTCGCGAGAGAAGCGACCGGGTTATGACCATAACAAGAAAGCAGGAGCCATGAATGCACTGGTCCGAGCTTCTGCAATTATGTCCAACGGTCCATTCATTCTGAATCTTGACTGTGATCATTACATATACAACTCTCAGGCATTGAGAGAAGGAATGTGTTTCATGATGGATCGAGGCGGTGACAGGCTTTGCTACGTTCAGTTCCCGCAACGGTTTGAAG GTATTGACCCGTCAGATCGATATGCAAATCACAATACTGTCTTTTTTGATGTGAACATGAGAGCTCTTGATGGTCTGATGGGTCCGGTTTATGTCGGAACGGGTTGTCTCTTTAGAAGAATCGCTTTGTACGGATTTGATCCGCCTCGGGCTAAAGAACACCATCCTGGATTCTGCAGTTGCTGCTTCCCtcgcaagaagaagaaaagccgTGTTCCAGAAGAAAACAGATCTTTGAGAATGGGTGGTGActcggatgatgatgaagagatgaATCTTTCTTTGGTTCCAAAGAAATTTGGAAACTCAACTTTCCTTATTGATTCAATCCCAGTCGCAGAGTTCCAAGGCCGTCCTCTTGCAGATCATCCAGCTGTGCAAAACGGACGACCTCCTGGTGCTCTCACCATACCTCGTGAGCTTCTTGATGCATCAACCGTGGCAGAAGCCATAGCCGTCATCTCTTGTTGGTATGAGGATAAAACCGAGTGGGGATCTCGGATTGGTTGGATTTATGGATCTGTCACGGAAGATGTGGTCACAGGTTACAGAATGCATAACCGAGGCTGGAAATCAGTTTACTGTGTGACAAAACGGGATGCTTTCCGTGGCACAGCTCCTATCAACTTGACGGATAGGTTGCACCAGGTTCTCCGATGGGCTACTGGCTCTGTCGAGATCTTCTTCTCGAGAAACAACGCCTTCCTCGCTAGCCCGAGAATGAAAATCCTACAGAGAATTGCTTACCTGAATGTTGGAATCTACCCGTTCACATCAATCTTCCTCATCGTCTACTGCTTCCTCCCTGCGCTCTCACTCTTCTCAGGGCAGTTCATAGTCCAAACACTCAATGTCACATTCCTTATCTACCTCTTAATCATCTCCATTACACTCTGCTTGCTCGCTCTCCTAGAGATCAAATGGTCAGGAATCTCACTAGAGGAATGGTGGAGAAACGAGCAGTTCTGGCTCATTGGAGGAACAAGCGCTCATTTAGCCGCGGTTATACAAGGACTGCTCAAAGTTGTTGCCGGAATCGAAATCTCATTCACATTGACATCTAAATCCGGAGGAGACGACGTGGACGACGAGTTCGCTGATCTCTACATTGTGAAATGGTCATCACTCATGATCCCACCGATCACAATCATGATGGTGAATCTAATAGCCATCGCGGTAGGGTTTAGCAGGACGAtatacagtgtgattccacagtgGAGTAAGTTGATTGGAGGAGTGTTCTTTAGTTTCTGGGTGCTGGCTCATTTATATCCATTCGCTAAAGGGCTTatgggaagaagaggaaggactCCAACCATTGTTTATGTTTGGTCAGGACTTGTTGCCATCACCATCTCTTTATTATGGGTCGCCATTAATCCACCCGCTGGTTCCACCCAAATCGGAGGATCTTTCACATTCCCATGA
- the LOC104763932 gene encoding ATPase family AAA domain-containing protein 3-like, which produces MAQKCAIGLISALAASASLAQSKVASADGPFNFSGFSTSSIPQQQQQQASPPASQSQKPPSTAAGGESSAPPRARNDNPRTSSGGFDPEALERGAKALKEINSSSYAKKVFESVKQQEETKQTEFAAKAQEFKAMQAQSETERHKVIYDEQKKFAQHQAQTKSQMARYEDDLARKRMQAENEYHRARNQELVKMQEDSTIRQESARRATEEQIQAQRRQTEREKAEVERETIRVKAIAEAEGRAHEARLAEDVNRRMLVDRANAEREKWVAAINTTFDHIGGGLRAILTDQNKLVVAVGGVTALAAGIYTTREGAKVIWSYVDRILGQPSLIRESSRGKYPWSGSLSRVMSTLRRKESASKNGKGFGDVILHPPLHKRIKQLANATANTKIHQAPFRNVLFYGPPGTGKTMAARELARKSGLDYALMTGGDVAPLGSQAVTKIHQLFDWGKKSKRGLLLFIDEADAFLCERNKTYMSEAQRSALNALLFRTGDQSKDIVLALATNRPGDLDSAVADRVDEVLEFPLPGEEERFKLLKLYLEKYIAEAGPSKRSLFHRLFKKEQEKIEIKGVTEELLKEAAAVTEGFSGREIAKLMASVQANVYGSEECVLDSKLFREVVDEKVAEHQQRRKLAGTDSK; this is translated from the exons ATGGCTCAGAAATGTGCGATTGGTTTGATTTCAGCCCTAGCAGCTTCGGCATCTCTTGCGCAATCTAAAGTCGCTTCTGCAGATGGTCCTTTCAATTTCTCTGGATTCTCTACTTCTTCGATTCctcagcaacagcagcagcaggcTTCTCCTCCGGCTTCGCAATCTCAGAAGCCACCGTCAACTGCTGCTGGTGGAGAGTCTTCTGCTCCTCCGCGAGCTCGGAATGATAATCCCAGGACCAGTTCCGGTGGTTTCGATCCGGAGGCTCTGGAGCGTGGAGCTAAGGCCTTGAAGGAGATTAACAGCTCCTCTTACGCTAAAAAG GTTTTTGAAAGTGTTAAACAGCAAGAAGAGACAAAGCAAACTGAGTTTGCAGCTAAGGCGCAAGAGTTTAAAGCTATGCAAGCCCAATCTGAAACT GAGAGGCATAAGGTTATATATGATGAACAGAAAAAATTTGCTCAACACCAAGCGCAGACAAAATCGCAGATGGCCCGTTATGAAGATGACTTGGCAAGAAAGAGGATGCAG GCTGAGAATGAGTACCACAGAGCAAGAAATCAAGAACTTGTTAAAATGCAAGAAGATTCGACCATTAGACAGGAATCAGCTCGACGGGCTACTGAGGAACAGATCCAGGCACAGAGACGACAAACTGAGAGGGAGAAGGCTGAGGTTGAACGCGAGACCATCAGAGTGAAAGCTATAGCAGAAGCAGAAGGAAGGGCCCATGAAGCAAGGCTTGCTGAAGATGTAAACAGGAGAATGCTTGTGGATCGTGCAAATGCAGAAAGAGAGAAATGGGTTGCTGCCATAAACACAACGTTTGACCATATCGGAG GCGGTTTGCGAGCAATTCTGACAGATCAAAATAAATTGGTTGTTGCTGTTGGTGGTGTCACTGCTCTCGCAGCGGGAATTTACACAACAAG AGAAGGTGCAAAGGTTATCTGGAGCTACGTGGACAGAATATTAGGACAACCATCCTTAATTCGAGAATCGTCAAGAGGCAAGTACCCTTGGTCTGGTTCGCTTTCTCGTGTAATGTCCACATTGCGCCGTAAGGAGTCGGcttccaaaaatggaaaaggGTTTGGTGATGTTATTTTGCATCCTCCACTACACAAAAGGATTAAACAGCTAGCTAATGCAACCGCCAACACAAAAATCCACCAGGCTCCTTTCCGAAATGTGCTTTTCTATGGTCCTCCAGGAACAGGAAAAACAATGGCTGCCAGAGAGCTTGCGCGTAAATCT GGTTTGGATTATGCATTGATGACGGGTGGAGATGTTGCTCCCCTTGGATCTCAGGCTGTTACAAAGATTCACCAACTGTTTGATTGGGGCAAAAAGTCTAAGAGAGGTCTATTGCTCTTCATTGATGAAGCCGATGCTTTTTTGTGCGA GAGGAACAAAACATACATGAGTGAAGCCCAAAGAAGTGCTCTAAATGCTCTGCTCTTCCGCACGGGTGATCAGTCCAAAGACATAGTCTTAGCACTAGCCACAAACAGACCTGGTGACCTAGACTCAGCTGTGGCTGACCGAGTGGACGAGGTTCTCGAATTCCCCTTACCTGGAGAAGAAGAGCGGTTCAAGCTTTTAAAGCTCTATCTAGAAAAGTACATAGCTGAGGCTGGTCCAAGTAAGCGGAGTTTGTTCCACCGCCTCTTCAAGAAAGAACAGGAGAAGATCGAGATAAAGGGTGTCACTGAGGAGCTCTTAAAAGAAGCAGCTGCAGTAACCGAAGGGTTTTCAGGTAGAGAGATTGCGAAACTGATGGCAAGTGTTCAAGCAAATGTTTATGGAAGTGAGGAATGTGTGTTGGACTCTAAGCTTTTCAGAGAGGTTGTTGATGAGAAAGTTGCAGAGCATCAACAGAGAAGAAAATTGGCTGGAACAGATTCTAAATGA